The following are from one region of the Chromobacterium phragmitis genome:
- the trxA gene encoding thioredoxin, which yields MAFINLNADNFNANMKEEGLVILDFWAPWCGPCKMFGPVFEAASQKHADIVFGKIDTESERDLAAHFNIRSIPTLIAVKDGIMVFNQAGAMMGAQFEQLIQSLRDLDMDKVRAEIASQQE from the coding sequence ATGGCCTTTATCAATCTGAATGCCGATAACTTCAACGCCAATATGAAAGAGGAAGGCCTCGTCATCCTGGATTTCTGGGCGCCGTGGTGCGGTCCCTGCAAGATGTTCGGCCCAGTGTTCGAGGCGGCTTCGCAAAAGCACGCGGACATCGTGTTCGGCAAAATCGATACCGAGTCCGAGCGTGATTTGGCCGCTCATTTCAACATCCGCTCCATTCCCACGTTGATCGCGGTCAAGGACGGCATCATGGTGTTCAATCAGGCCGGCGCGATGATGGGCGCTCAGTTCGAGCAACTGATCCAGAGCCTGCGCGATCTGGACATGGACAAGGTAAGGGCCGAAATCGCCAGCCAGCAGGAATGA
- a CDS encoding glutathione peroxidase: MKRWGVVLMLWGQAVLAACPALLNHTVPGLMGGQINLCQYADRPLLVVNTASHCGFTPQFTQLESLYKQYGPRGLMVVGFPSNDFLQELDSNSEIGAFCQANYGVTFPMAGKGHVRGSDAQPVFKDLIAATDDAPMWNFHKYLVLPDAGKVISIGTRTKPDAPEVVNAFLPYLQPETQAAAKP, encoded by the coding sequence ATGAAACGCTGGGGAGTCGTATTGATGTTGTGGGGGCAGGCCGTGCTGGCCGCTTGTCCCGCTTTGCTGAACCATACCGTGCCGGGGCTGATGGGCGGGCAGATCAACCTGTGCCAGTATGCCGACCGGCCGCTGCTGGTGGTGAACACCGCCAGCCATTGCGGCTTCACGCCGCAGTTCACCCAGTTGGAGTCTTTATATAAGCAGTACGGTCCGCGCGGACTGATGGTGGTGGGTTTTCCCAGCAATGACTTCCTGCAGGAGCTGGACAGCAACAGCGAGATCGGCGCCTTCTGCCAGGCCAATTACGGCGTGACCTTCCCGATGGCGGGTAAGGGGCATGTCAGGGGTTCGGATGCCCAGCCGGTGTTCAAGGACTTGATCGCCGCCACCGACGACGCGCCGATGTGGAACTTCCACAAGTATCTGGTCTTGCCCGACGCCGGCAAGGTGATCAGCATCGGCACCCGCACCAAACCGGACGCGCCGGAGGTGGTCAACGCCTTTTTGCCGTATTTGCAGCCGGAAACGCAGGCTGCGGCCAAGCCATAG
- a CDS encoding ATP-binding protein, with amino-acid sequence MQRAQHNIELRYSDDGKGIDGELQSKVFDPFFTTRMGQGGVGLGLALVHNIVHVILKGQVRLESETRQGASFIITFPAE; translated from the coding sequence ATGCAACGGGCGCAGCACAATATCGAGCTGCGCTACAGCGATGACGGCAAGGGAATAGACGGCGAGCTTCAGAGCAAGGTATTCGACCCCTTCTTCACTACCCGCATGGGCCAGGGCGGAGTGGGACTCGGCCTCGCCTTGGTCCACAACATCGTCCACGTGATACTGAAGGGCCAGGTCCGACTGGAAAGCGAAACGAGGCAAGGCGCCAGCTTCATCATCACCTTCCCCGCCGAATAA
- a CDS encoding PAS domain-containing protein: MRATVKVETRNLAVGHDYAEKWQEVLDLLASMVSIPAALIMRAQPPQIKVFLSSNSDGNPYEEEEMADLGTGLYCETVMARRGELIVPNALADPGWDSNPDIKLGMISYMGMPLIWPNQDVFGTICVLDREENPYNPTYRELLAQFRSMVERDLRQIYNDKARAQEDAALRAEEAERVRREFDLLRAGEQKALQALRESEERWHFALEGAGDGVWDWDIASGDIFFSPRCRQLLGLSRAAEIAGFKLWQTGIHPDDLPTVLADLASHLRQPQGSFVTEHRFLKGEDWVWLLGRGMVVSCDAQGQPLRMIGTYSDISERKQAEEELQLLNSHLEERVATRTAELKKAMQQISSAEKQAALARMVAGMAHELNTPIGNILLCSSQIQADVTGIVKADADKQLSRKTLQEFLEKTAESCELLQRNSAQAGDLISRFKQIAVDQLDQPRRSFHPAKIMAKLLQTLLPPEHHLGIRIELQIPQELVLENYPSALEQLVSHLVANSLAHGFDGRNQGMIRLSGYPCNGRSTISSCATAMTARE, translated from the coding sequence ATGCGAGCAACCGTCAAAGTGGAGACCCGCAACCTGGCGGTTGGCCACGATTACGCCGAGAAGTGGCAGGAGGTGCTGGACCTGCTGGCTAGCATGGTCAGCATTCCGGCGGCGCTGATCATGCGGGCGCAGCCGCCGCAAATCAAGGTATTCCTGTCCAGCAACAGCGACGGCAATCCCTACGAGGAGGAGGAGATGGCCGACCTGGGCACAGGCCTCTACTGCGAAACGGTCATGGCCCGCCGCGGCGAGCTCATCGTGCCCAATGCGCTCGCCGACCCAGGCTGGGACAGCAATCCCGACATCAAGCTGGGCATGATCTCCTACATGGGCATGCCGCTGATCTGGCCCAATCAGGACGTGTTCGGCACCATCTGCGTGCTGGACCGCGAAGAAAACCCCTACAATCCCACCTACCGCGAGTTGCTGGCGCAGTTCCGCTCCATGGTGGAGCGCGATTTGCGCCAGATATACAACGACAAGGCCCGCGCGCAGGAGGACGCCGCGCTGCGCGCCGAAGAAGCCGAGCGGGTTCGGCGCGAATTCGATCTGCTGCGCGCAGGCGAACAGAAGGCTTTGCAAGCGCTCAGGGAAAGCGAGGAGCGCTGGCACTTCGCGCTAGAGGGCGCCGGCGACGGCGTCTGGGATTGGGACATCGCCAGCGGCGACATCTTCTTTTCCCCACGCTGCCGGCAGCTGCTTGGCCTCTCCCGGGCAGCCGAAATCGCCGGCTTCAAGCTATGGCAAACCGGCATCCATCCCGACGATCTCCCCACCGTGCTGGCGGACCTCGCCAGCCATCTGCGCCAACCACAAGGCTCCTTCGTCACCGAGCACCGTTTTCTCAAAGGCGAGGACTGGGTCTGGCTGCTGGGCCGCGGCATGGTGGTCAGCTGCGACGCGCAAGGCCAGCCGCTACGGATGATAGGCACCTACTCGGACATCAGCGAGCGCAAACAAGCAGAAGAAGAATTACAGCTGCTGAACAGCCACCTGGAAGAGCGGGTCGCCACCCGTACTGCCGAATTGAAAAAGGCGATGCAGCAGATCAGCAGCGCCGAGAAGCAAGCGGCTCTGGCCCGCATGGTGGCCGGCATGGCTCACGAGCTGAACACCCCTATCGGCAATATCCTGCTGTGCTCGTCACAAATCCAAGCCGACGTCACCGGCATCGTCAAGGCCGATGCCGACAAGCAGCTTTCGCGTAAAACATTGCAGGAATTTCTGGAAAAAACGGCGGAAAGCTGCGAATTGCTGCAAAGGAATAGCGCGCAAGCAGGAGATCTGATCAGCCGCTTCAAGCAGATTGCGGTAGACCAACTAGACCAGCCGCGGCGCAGCTTTCACCCCGCCAAGATCATGGCCAAATTGCTGCAAACGCTGCTGCCGCCGGAGCACCACCTCGGCATTCGCATCGAGCTGCAGATACCACAGGAACTGGTGCTGGAAAACTATCCCAGCGCGCTGGAACAGTTGGTCTCCCACCTGGTCGCCAACTCTCTGGCCCATGGCTTCGATGGGCGCAACCAGGGAATGATCCGGCTATCCGGCTATCCATGCAACGGGCGCAGCACAATATCGAGCTGCGCTACAGCGATGACGGCAAGGGAATAG
- the pssA gene encoding CDP-diacylglycerol--serine O-phosphatidyltransferase, with product MALLLNRPTLSRLPWLPLKPEDFTTLLQTADFRLRLLEAITAATRRVYICALYLENEEAGQEVLDALYQAKQRQPQLDIRIMVDWHRAQRGRIGEDQSLCNASWYRAEAARRELDIPIYGVPVQTRELFGVLHLKGFVVDDTVFYSGASLNNVYLHKLDKYRFDRYHLLRSPELADAMAGFMAEQFFNDPAVFRLDKPTPSTRSIRKEIRQFRDKLSHSQYRPDAPRLASQDELAVCPVVGIGKGNRLNRAILDVIASAERRLFICTPYFNFPRAVVLEINRALRRGVEIDIVVGDKTANDFYIPPEQPFRVIGALPYLYEVNLRRFAKRQRQYLSREQLRIHLWKDGDNTYHLKGIWSDDRLILLTGNNLNPRAFRLDLENALLLRDPRGELRAQGEAERQSILRHTSQLSHYRQLEDMRAYPERIKKLLTRLSRVRIDRMLNLML from the coding sequence ATGGCACTCCTGCTCAACCGCCCCACGCTGTCGCGTCTTCCCTGGCTCCCGCTGAAGCCGGAGGACTTCACCACCCTGCTGCAGACCGCTGATTTCCGCCTGCGGCTGCTGGAGGCGATAACGGCCGCCACGCGTCGCGTCTACATCTGCGCGCTGTATCTGGAGAACGAGGAAGCGGGTCAGGAAGTGCTGGATGCCCTGTACCAGGCCAAGCAGCGCCAACCTCAACTGGACATCCGCATCATGGTGGACTGGCATCGCGCCCAGCGCGGCCGCATCGGCGAGGATCAATCCTTATGCAATGCCAGCTGGTACCGCGCCGAAGCCGCCCGCCGCGAACTGGATATCCCGATCTACGGCGTCCCGGTGCAGACCCGCGAGCTGTTCGGCGTGCTGCACCTGAAAGGCTTCGTCGTCGACGACACCGTGTTCTACAGCGGCGCCAGCCTCAACAACGTCTACCTGCACAAGCTCGACAAATACCGCTTTGACCGCTACCACCTGCTCCGCAGTCCGGAGCTGGCCGACGCGATGGCCGGCTTCATGGCCGAGCAGTTCTTCAACGACCCGGCAGTATTCCGCCTGGACAAACCCACGCCATCCACCCGCAGCATACGCAAGGAAATCCGCCAGTTCCGCGACAAGCTGTCCCACAGCCAATATCGTCCCGACGCGCCCCGCCTCGCTTCTCAGGACGAATTGGCGGTCTGCCCGGTGGTCGGCATCGGCAAAGGCAACCGGCTCAACCGCGCAATCCTGGATGTGATCGCCAGCGCCGAGCGCCGCCTGTTCATCTGCACGCCTTATTTCAATTTTCCGCGCGCGGTAGTGCTGGAAATCAACCGCGCGCTGCGCCGCGGCGTGGAGATAGACATCGTAGTCGGCGATAAAACCGCCAACGATTTTTACATCCCGCCCGAACAACCCTTCCGCGTGATCGGCGCCCTGCCCTATCTGTACGAAGTGAATCTGCGGCGCTTCGCCAAACGCCAGCGCCAATACTTGAGCCGGGAACAGCTGCGCATCCACCTGTGGAAGGACGGCGACAATACCTATCATCTGAAAGGCATCTGGAGCGACGACCGCCTTATTCTGCTGACCGGCAACAACCTGAACCCGCGCGCCTTTCGCCTGGACCTGGAAAACGCGCTGCTGTTGCGGGACCCGCGCGGCGAGCTGCGCGCCCAAGGCGAGGCCGAACGGCAAAGCATACTGCGTCACACCTCTCAGCTAAGCCACTACCGCCAATTGGAAGACATGCGCGCCTACCCGGAACGGATCAAGAAGCTGCTTACCCGCCTGAGCCGGGTGAGAATAGACCGCATGCTCAATCTGATGCTCTAA
- a CDS encoding RNA pyrophosphohydrolase: MLDRDGYRPNVGIILTNAKNEVFWGKRVREHSWQFPQGGIKPGESPEAAMYRELLEEVGLLPQHVKILGRTRDWLRYEVPTNWVRREWRGSYKGQKQIWFLLRLVGRDSDVCLRATNHPEFDGWRWNDYWAPVDAVIEFKHDVYERALSELARFLRGVESHHAYLARTSSQSEQ; encoded by the coding sequence ATGCTGGACCGGGACGGATACCGCCCAAACGTCGGAATCATCCTCACCAACGCCAAGAACGAGGTGTTCTGGGGCAAGCGCGTGCGCGAGCATTCCTGGCAGTTCCCGCAAGGCGGCATCAAGCCGGGCGAAAGCCCGGAGGCCGCGATGTACCGCGAACTGCTGGAGGAGGTGGGATTGCTGCCTCAGCACGTGAAGATACTGGGACGCACGCGCGACTGGCTGCGTTACGAGGTGCCGACGAATTGGGTACGCCGCGAGTGGCGCGGCAGTTACAAGGGCCAGAAGCAGATCTGGTTCCTGCTCAGGCTGGTGGGGCGGGACAGCGACGTCTGCCTGCGCGCGACAAACCATCCGGAGTTCGATGGCTGGCGCTGGAACGACTACTGGGCGCCGGTGGACGCGGTGATCGAGTTCAAGCACGACGTTTACGAGCGCGCGCTGTCCGAACTGGCGCGCTTTCTGCGCGGGGTGGAGAGCCATCACGCCTATCTGGCGCGCACCTCCAGCCAGAGCGAGCAGTGA
- the parE gene encoding DNA topoisomerase IV subunit B — MTQQQYDESSVRVLKGLEPVKERPGMYTRTTDPTHICQEVIDNAADEALGGFARKIAVTVHQDGSLTVEDDGRGIPVGLHPQEGVPVVELVFTRLHAGGKFNKKDGGAYAFSGGLHGVGVSVTNALSTRLEVEVRREGGVHRLAFAGGDVIEPLARVGDCGPRTSGTRVRVWPDGKYFESPRYSMPELERLLRAKAVLLPGVAVTLTLEKPSGDEVKVWQYPEGLKSYLAELCGDDEPVAPLFAGEAYIGDDHEQFAKGEGAQWAMAWFEDGASGESYVNLIPTPVGGTHEAGLRAGVFDAVKSFVDHHNLLPRGVKLMAEDVWSRVRFVLSARVLDPQFQGQTKDKLTSRDALKLISGLARDPVELWLNQHVEAGKKIAELAIRQAQSRLKSVKKVEKKKGSGVAVLPGKLTDCESEDIERNELFLVEGDSAGGSAKLARDKEYQAILPLRGKVLNSWETDKDQLFSNAEIHDISVAIGVDPHGPNDAPDLSGQRYGKIAILSDADVDGSHIQVLLLTLFFRHFPRLVENGNIYIAQPPLFRVDVLGQGKTRPPRKLYALDEGEMTAILDRLRSEGVRENAWSISRFKGLGEMNPEQLKDTTMNPDTRRLVRVQVRPGMLQETLDMFVMLMGKGEASSRRGWMEAKGNEVEADI; from the coding sequence ATGACTCAACAACAATACGATGAATCCTCGGTACGGGTGCTGAAGGGGCTGGAGCCGGTGAAAGAGCGGCCCGGCATGTATACCCGCACCACCGATCCCACCCATATCTGCCAGGAAGTGATAGACAACGCCGCCGACGAGGCGCTGGGCGGCTTCGCGCGCAAGATCGCCGTCACCGTGCACCAGGACGGCTCGCTGACGGTGGAGGACGACGGCCGCGGCATTCCGGTGGGCTTGCATCCGCAAGAAGGCGTGCCGGTGGTGGAACTGGTATTCACCCGGCTGCACGCCGGCGGCAAGTTCAACAAGAAGGATGGCGGCGCCTACGCTTTCTCCGGCGGCCTGCACGGCGTCGGCGTGTCGGTGACCAACGCGCTGTCCACCCGCTTGGAGGTGGAGGTGAGGCGCGAGGGCGGGGTGCACCGCCTGGCGTTCGCCGGCGGCGACGTGATCGAGCCCCTGGCCAGAGTGGGCGACTGCGGTCCGCGCACCAGCGGCACCCGGGTACGGGTATGGCCGGACGGCAAGTATTTCGAGAGCCCGCGCTACTCCATGCCGGAACTGGAGCGTTTGCTGCGCGCCAAGGCGGTGCTGCTGCCAGGCGTGGCGGTGACGCTGACGCTGGAAAAGCCCAGCGGAGACGAAGTGAAGGTGTGGCAGTATCCGGAAGGCCTGAAGAGCTATCTGGCCGAGCTGTGCGGCGACGACGAGCCGGTGGCGCCGCTGTTCGCCGGCGAAGCCTATATCGGCGATGACCACGAGCAGTTCGCCAAGGGCGAGGGCGCGCAGTGGGCGATGGCCTGGTTCGAGGACGGCGCCAGCGGCGAGAGCTACGTCAACCTGATTCCGACGCCGGTAGGCGGCACCCATGAGGCCGGCCTGCGGGCCGGCGTGTTCGACGCGGTGAAGAGCTTCGTCGACCACCACAACCTGCTGCCGCGCGGCGTCAAGCTGATGGCCGAGGACGTGTGGAGCCGCGTGCGCTTCGTCTTGTCCGCCCGCGTGCTGGACCCGCAGTTCCAGGGCCAGACCAAGGACAAGCTGACCAGCCGCGATGCGCTGAAGCTGATTTCCGGCCTGGCGCGGGATCCGGTGGAACTGTGGCTGAACCAGCATGTGGAAGCCGGCAAGAAGATCGCCGAGCTGGCCATTCGCCAGGCGCAGAGCCGCCTCAAGTCCGTCAAGAAGGTGGAAAAGAAGAAGGGCTCCGGCGTGGCCGTGCTGCCTGGCAAGCTCACCGACTGCGAGAGCGAGGATATCGAGCGCAACGAACTGTTCCTGGTGGAAGGCGATTCCGCCGGCGGCTCGGCCAAGCTGGCGCGCGACAAGGAATACCAGGCCATCCTGCCGCTGCGCGGCAAGGTGCTGAACAGCTGGGAGACCGACAAGGACCAGCTGTTCTCCAATGCCGAAATCCACGACATCTCCGTCGCCATCGGCGTGGATCCGCACGGCCCCAACGACGCGCCGGACCTGTCCGGCCAGCGCTACGGCAAGATCGCCATCCTGTCCGACGCCGACGTGGACGGCTCGCACATCCAGGTGCTGCTGCTGACGCTGTTCTTCCGCCATTTCCCGCGGCTGGTGGAAAACGGCAACATCTACATCGCCCAGCCGCCGTTGTTTCGCGTGGACGTGCTGGGCCAGGGCAAGACCCGGCCGCCGCGCAAGCTGTACGCGCTGGACGAGGGCGAGATGACCGCCATCCTGGACCGCCTGCGCAGCGAGGGCGTGCGCGAGAACGCGTGGAGCATTTCCCGCTTCAAGGGCCTGGGCGAGATGAACCCGGAGCAGCTGAAGGACACCACGATGAACCCGGACACGCGCCGCCTGGTGCGGGTGCAGGTGCGCCCCGGCATGCTGCAGGAGACGCTGGACATGTTCGTGATGCTGATGGGCAAGGGCGAGGCGTCCAGCCGCCGCGGCTGGATGGAAGCCAAGGGCAACGAGGTAGAAGCGGATATCTGA
- a CDS encoding type 2 periplasmic-binding domain-containing protein encodes MKSILWGGLALLLCLPAARAEPIPASSQAIEPWGDPATGDGLTPRYLRWLADQSGLQLTQDTRPLPRLVEELKSGRDALALITASPERDAFGLELCRPTDIRLSVIHRSAPHALRVEDLKQRPVGILRGTHTLDAFIARSGAERVLVADMRQGMGMLRIGRLDAMMCVRPGCGRVLREVSRPSDNWSELAISREPMAVYVSRAHPLARDAAALARLQAACLSPQGRAKMAELLALYD; translated from the coding sequence ATGAAATCCATCCTGTGGGGCGGGCTGGCGCTGTTGCTGTGCCTGCCCGCCGCCCGCGCAGAACCGATCCCCGCGTCCAGCCAGGCGATAGAGCCCTGGGGCGATCCCGCCACCGGCGACGGGCTGACGCCGCGCTACCTGCGCTGGCTGGCGGATCAAAGCGGCCTGCAGCTGACTCAGGACACTCGCCCGCTCCCCCGGCTGGTGGAGGAGCTGAAGAGCGGCCGCGACGCGCTGGCGCTGATTACCGCGTCCCCGGAGCGCGACGCCTTCGGCCTGGAGCTGTGCCGTCCCACCGACATCCGCCTGTCAGTGATCCATCGCAGCGCCCCCCATGCGCTGCGAGTCGAGGATTTGAAACAACGCCCGGTCGGCATTCTGCGCGGCACCCACACGCTGGACGCCTTCATCGCGCGCAGCGGCGCCGAGCGGGTTCTGGTGGCCGACATGCGCCAGGGCATGGGCATGCTGCGCATCGGCCGGCTGGACGCGATGATGTGCGTGCGCCCCGGCTGCGGCCGCGTGCTGCGCGAAGTGTCGCGACCGTCCGACAATTGGTCGGAACTGGCGATCAGCCGCGAACCGATGGCGGTCTACGTCTCGCGCGCCCATCCGCTGGCCCGCGACGCGGCGGCGCTGGCGCGGCTGCAAGCCGCCTGCCTGTCGCCGCAAGGCCGCGCCAAGATGGCGGAATTGCTGGCCCTCTACGACTAG
- a CDS encoding short chain dehydrogenase → MKILLVGASGTLGQAVRQALSRHQILAAGRNSGDLHVDITDSASVRRMFEQAGRLDAIVSATGSLHFGPLAEMSAADFRIGLNDKLLGQIDLALTGQHYLNDGGSITLTSGIISAQPIRHGANATAVNRALEGFAAAAALELGRDRRINVVSPNALQESWGGYAPYFPGFEPVPAARAALAYVRSVEGIANGQTLTVW, encoded by the coding sequence ATGAAAATCCTGCTCGTCGGCGCCAGCGGCACGCTGGGCCAAGCCGTCCGCCAAGCCCTGTCCCGCCATCAAATCCTCGCCGCCGGCCGCAACAGCGGCGACCTGCACGTCGACATCACCGACAGCGCCAGCGTGCGGCGAATGTTTGAACAGGCGGGACGGCTGGACGCCATCGTCAGCGCTACCGGCAGCCTGCACTTCGGCCCTCTGGCCGAGATGAGCGCCGCCGACTTCCGCATCGGCCTGAACGACAAGCTGCTGGGCCAGATCGACCTGGCGCTGACCGGCCAGCACTATCTGAACGATGGCGGATCGATCACGCTGACCAGCGGCATCATCAGCGCCCAGCCCATCCGCCACGGCGCCAACGCCACCGCGGTCAACCGCGCGCTGGAAGGCTTCGCCGCGGCCGCCGCGCTGGAGCTGGGCCGCGACCGCCGCATCAACGTGGTCAGCCCCAACGCGCTGCAGGAATCGTGGGGCGGCTACGCGCCCTACTTCCCGGGCTTCGAGCCGGTGCCGGCGGCGCGCGCCGCGCTAGCCTACGTTCGCAGCGTGGAAGGCATCGCCAACGGCCAGACGCTGACGGTGTGGTGA
- a CDS encoding LysR family transcriptional regulator yields the protein MDRLLSMELFVVVVEKGSFTAAADAYRLSQPMVGKHIAALEARLGGKLLVRTTRRQQLTELGRHYYQRCRAILAELAAAEDAAALLREQPRGVLRVNASVTFGTLRLAPLLAEFMALYPEIGVELELSDQLADLVADGYDAVFRIGHLADSGLVARRLRPYRMMIAASPDYLARRGRPESPADLAGHDCLGFSRWRRDDGWEALARRHGVQIQASRFQCNQGQALRQLALAGAGIALQAEALLAEDVAAGRLASLLEGYLPDPKPMHLIYPADRQPLPKLRAFSAFIVERLGAL from the coding sequence GTGGATCGCCTGCTCAGCATGGAATTATTCGTCGTGGTGGTGGAGAAGGGCAGCTTCACCGCCGCCGCCGACGCTTATCGGTTGTCGCAGCCCATGGTGGGCAAGCACATCGCCGCGCTGGAGGCGCGGCTGGGCGGCAAGCTGCTGGTGCGGACTACCCGCCGCCAGCAACTGACCGAGCTGGGGCGGCACTACTATCAGCGATGTCGGGCGATACTGGCCGAGCTGGCCGCCGCCGAGGATGCCGCCGCCTTGCTGCGCGAGCAGCCGCGCGGCGTGCTGCGGGTCAATGCCTCGGTGACGTTCGGCACGCTGCGGCTGGCGCCCCTGCTGGCGGAGTTCATGGCGCTTTACCCGGAGATAGGCGTCGAGCTGGAGCTGTCGGATCAGTTGGCGGATCTGGTGGCCGACGGCTACGACGCGGTGTTCCGCATCGGCCATCTGGCCGATTCCGGCCTGGTAGCGAGGCGGCTGCGGCCTTACCGGATGATGATCGCCGCGTCGCCGGACTATCTTGCCCGGCGCGGCCGGCCCGAGTCGCCGGCCGACCTGGCCGGCCACGACTGCCTGGGCTTCAGCCGCTGGCGGCGCGATGACGGCTGGGAGGCCTTGGCGCGCCGGCATGGGGTCCAGATCCAGGCCAGCCGTTTTCAATGCAACCAGGGACAGGCGTTGCGCCAGCTGGCGCTGGCCGGAGCGGGCATCGCGCTGCAGGCGGAGGCGCTGCTGGCCGAGGATGTGGCCGCGGGGCGGCTGGCGTCGCTGCTGGAAGGCTACCTGCCGGACCCCAAGCCCATGCACCTGATCTATCCTGCGGACCGCCAGCCGCTGCCCAAGCTGCGGGCATTTTCCGCCTTCATCGTCGAGCGGCTGGGCGCGCTGTGA
- a CDS encoding chromate transporter: protein MNSDLILPSRRELFAGFFSIGVSGFGGVLPQAHSMLVLRRGWLSEADFAEQLGLCQVLPGPNIVNMAVSIGARFHGPSGALAAVCGLLLAPMAIVLLLASVYGRYRQLPLVEHVMHGLAAAAAGLLLAMALRLLSRLERRAWTGCVVGATFAAIAVFRLPLLWVLLGAVPLALLLAWLSRERGAE, encoded by the coding sequence ATGAATAGCGATCTGATCTTACCCAGCCGGCGCGAGCTGTTCGCCGGCTTCTTCTCCATCGGCGTCAGCGGTTTCGGCGGTGTGCTGCCGCAGGCGCACAGCATGCTGGTGCTGCGCCGGGGCTGGCTTTCGGAGGCCGATTTCGCCGAGCAACTGGGCCTGTGTCAGGTCTTGCCCGGTCCCAATATCGTCAATATGGCGGTGTCGATCGGCGCGCGCTTCCATGGACCGTCCGGCGCGCTGGCGGCTGTGTGCGGCTTGCTGCTGGCGCCGATGGCTATCGTGCTGCTGCTGGCGTCCGTCTATGGCCGCTACCGGCAGTTGCCGCTGGTCGAACACGTGATGCACGGCTTGGCGGCGGCGGCGGCCGGCTTGCTGCTGGCGATGGCGCTGCGCCTGCTGTCCCGGCTGGAGCGGCGCGCCTGGACGGGGTGCGTGGTGGGAGCCACGTTCGCCGCCATCGCGGTGTTTCGGCTGCCGCTGCTGTGGGTGTTGCTGGGGGCGGTCCCGCTGGCCTTGCTCCTGGCCTGGCTCAGCCGAGAAAGGGGGGCGGAATGA
- a CDS encoding chromate transporter — MILLVLLWHFSLMSLLAVGGANVLLPELQRLVVAEGWMSAGQFAELFAIAQAAPGPNVLVVSLVGWQVAGVAGALVSMLGMCLPSSLLSFYVSRWWSANQGGVLARLLSRALLPLTVGLVGASACLLLQAANRELAGWALSMLVALLAWRRNWNPVWLLLLGGAAGGVAGGLGWL, encoded by the coding sequence ATGATCCTGCTGGTGCTGCTGTGGCATTTCAGCCTGATGTCGTTGCTGGCGGTGGGCGGCGCCAACGTGTTGCTGCCGGAGCTGCAGCGGCTGGTGGTGGCCGAGGGCTGGATGAGCGCGGGCCAGTTCGCCGAGCTGTTCGCCATCGCCCAGGCGGCGCCCGGCCCCAATGTGCTGGTGGTCAGCCTGGTGGGCTGGCAGGTGGCCGGGGTGGCGGGCGCGCTGGTCAGCATGCTGGGCATGTGCCTGCCCTCGTCGCTGCTGAGCTTTTACGTGTCGCGCTGGTGGTCGGCCAACCAGGGCGGCGTGCTGGCCAGGCTGCTGTCGCGCGCGTTGCTGCCGCTGACCGTGGGACTGGTGGGCGCCAGCGCCTGCCTGCTGCTGCAGGCGGCCAACCGCGAGCTGGCCGGCTGGGCGCTGAGCATGCTGGTGGCGCTGCTGGCCTGGCGGCGCAACTGGAACCCGGTATGGCTGCTGCTGCTGGGTGGCGCGGCGGGGGGCGTCGCCGGCGGCTTGGGCTGGTTGTGA